One Turneriella parva DSM 21527 genomic region harbors:
- a CDS encoding RsmB/NOP family class I SAM-dependent RNA methyltransferase, whose protein sequence is MGEAISRGRNEHLNRLWKSYTDYPTARQADKWLAGYFREHKSYGKRDRAWYSEAFFTRLRTVIARLPLEQTSDAASVWVALKNHAAGATAPANVIHAAALPQSWQTWLEHSSLPSDSIPAFLRNLESKPPLYLRANFTDKVGQIETELRAAGFEVTTTRRDSGLITFTVKGTTPIYDLQALKKGYIEIQDLASQLLGEAVDAHPGMSVWDVCAGGGGKTLQIASQMQNRGVLYASDIRDYKLDELKLRTRRGGFHNVRRFIYDAEKSPTLTREITNSGGFHRILVDAPCSSSGTLRRNPDVRFRIQNDDPEKFAALQLKILSSVEPYLRAQGRLVYSTCSVFRIENEGVVAKFIAAHPQYRVVDSKLVGSPELDSDTMFYCILAKA, encoded by the coding sequence GTGGGCGAGGCGATTTCGCGCGGCCGCAACGAACACCTTAACCGACTGTGGAAATCTTACACTGACTACCCCACGGCGCGCCAGGCAGACAAGTGGCTCGCCGGGTATTTTCGCGAGCACAAGAGCTATGGCAAGCGCGACCGCGCATGGTACAGCGAAGCTTTCTTTACGCGACTGCGCACTGTCATCGCGCGGCTGCCCTTAGAGCAGACCAGTGATGCCGCAAGCGTTTGGGTCGCGCTGAAAAATCATGCGGCTGGCGCCACAGCACCTGCGAATGTGATTCACGCGGCAGCGCTGCCTCAAAGCTGGCAAACCTGGCTCGAACACAGCTCTCTACCGAGCGACTCAATACCGGCGTTCTTAAGAAATCTCGAATCAAAACCGCCGCTGTACCTGCGCGCGAACTTCACCGATAAGGTGGGGCAGATCGAAACCGAACTCAGGGCAGCCGGCTTCGAGGTGACGACTACCCGCCGCGATTCGGGTCTGATTACTTTTACCGTGAAAGGTACAACTCCCATTTACGATTTGCAGGCGCTGAAAAAAGGCTACATCGAAATTCAAGACCTGGCCTCGCAGCTTTTGGGCGAGGCCGTCGATGCACACCCCGGCATGTCGGTGTGGGATGTCTGCGCCGGCGGTGGCGGCAAGACGCTGCAGATAGCGTCGCAGATGCAGAACCGCGGCGTACTCTACGCTTCAGACATACGCGACTATAAACTCGATGAGCTTAAGTTGCGCACGCGCCGAGGTGGATTTCATAACGTGAGAAGATTCATTTATGATGCAGAGAAATCGCCCACGCTGACACGCGAGATCACCAACAGTGGCGGCTTTCACCGAATTCTCGTCGATGCGCCTTGCTCGTCTTCTGGCACGCTGCGCCGCAACCCCGATGTGCGCTTTCGCATACAGAATGACGACCCCGAAAAATTTGCCGCGCTGCAGCTGAAGATTCTTTCATCGGTCGAACCCTACCTGCGCGCGCAGGGCAGACTGGTCTATTCAACCTGCAGCGTGTTTCGCATTGAGAACGAAGGCGTCGTGGCAAAGTTTATTGCCGCGCACCCGCAGTATAGGGTAGTCGATTCGAAGCTCGTCGGCTCGCCAGAGCTTGATTC
- the htpG gene encoding molecular chaperone HtpG — MSTTQTFEFQAETRQLMDLMIHSIYSQKEIFLRELISNASDAIDKRKFLGLTDKSITQEENNYIRIEIDKAARRLTISDTGIGMSREEVVTHIGTIAKSGTKEILEQAKTTQNPVDLIGQFGVGFYSAFMVADKITLVTRRAGSDSAVRWVSTGAGTYTIDDDQRLTAGTTITLDLKTADKENGLPDFCDEFEIEQVVKKYSDFIAYPILMKKEVHKTVGEGKDAKTETTIEEVTLNSMKPIWTRSKNDVKDEEYNEFYKHLSHDWEDPLKVINYRAEGRIEYQALLYLPKRAPFDLYYTSFKGGLQLYVKKVLILERAEELLPRYLRFVRGVVESADLPLNISREILQQDRHITAIKKGLTTKIISTLTDLLEKERDKYADFYREFGAAMKEGASTDFEHKEKLSGLLLFASSNDPEKTTTLKEYIGRMKAEQKDIYYLSGESRLTLENSPHTESLRAKGYEILYLIDAYDEIVLQNIGEFEGKKFKSASKGELDLADDKQKEEATEKVKEAEKAMGALLGALKEQLKDVAKEVKFTSVLVSAPSRVVADEFDVSPYLEKILSRNGEKVPPRLKTLELNPAHELVTKLYARYDKNPNDPVIADYAQLLWGHAVIADGGELKDVARFNKALLSVATGALQ; from the coding sequence ATGAGTACAACACAGACATTTGAATTTCAGGCCGAAACCCGGCAACTGATGGATCTCATGATCCATTCGATCTACTCACAGAAAGAGATTTTCTTGCGTGAGCTGATCTCGAACGCTTCAGATGCGATTGATAAACGTAAGTTTCTGGGGCTCACCGACAAATCGATAACACAAGAAGAAAACAACTATATCCGCATTGAGATCGATAAGGCGGCGCGCAGGCTCACGATTTCAGATACCGGCATCGGCATGAGCCGTGAAGAGGTTGTCACCCATATCGGCACGATCGCCAAATCGGGAACGAAAGAAATTCTCGAGCAGGCTAAGACGACGCAAAACCCTGTCGACCTGATAGGCCAGTTCGGTGTCGGCTTCTATTCGGCGTTTATGGTCGCCGACAAGATTACCCTCGTCACGCGTCGTGCAGGCAGTGACTCTGCGGTGCGCTGGGTCTCGACCGGTGCAGGCACGTATACAATCGACGACGACCAGCGCCTCACCGCTGGCACGACTATCACACTCGATCTCAAAACGGCCGACAAAGAAAACGGCCTGCCCGACTTCTGCGACGAATTTGAAATTGAACAGGTGGTGAAGAAATACTCTGACTTCATTGCATACCCGATTCTCATGAAGAAAGAGGTGCATAAGACCGTCGGTGAAGGTAAAGATGCCAAAACGGAGACGACCATTGAAGAGGTGACGCTCAACTCGATGAAGCCGATCTGGACGCGCAGCAAGAATGACGTCAAAGATGAGGAGTACAACGAATTCTACAAGCACCTCTCTCATGACTGGGAAGACCCGCTCAAGGTGATCAACTACCGGGCCGAAGGGCGCATCGAATACCAGGCGCTGCTCTATTTGCCGAAGCGCGCACCTTTTGATCTCTACTACACCAGCTTTAAAGGTGGCCTGCAGCTTTATGTAAAGAAGGTTCTGATTCTTGAGCGGGCCGAAGAGCTGCTGCCGCGTTACCTGCGCTTTGTGCGTGGGGTTGTCGAAAGCGCCGATCTGCCGCTCAATATCTCGCGCGAAATTCTGCAGCAAGACCGGCACATTACGGCGATCAAAAAGGGCCTCACGACCAAGATTATTTCTACGCTGACAGACCTCTTGGAGAAAGAGCGTGATAAATACGCCGATTTCTACCGCGAATTCGGGGCAGCGATGAAAGAAGGCGCTTCAACCGACTTTGAACATAAAGAAAAACTTTCGGGTCTGTTACTGTTCGCCTCTTCAAACGACCCTGAAAAAACGACGACGCTGAAAGAATATATCGGGCGCATGAAGGCCGAACAAAAAGATATCTATTACCTTTCGGGTGAATCTCGCCTCACGCTCGAAAATTCGCCGCATACCGAGTCATTGCGCGCGAAAGGCTACGAAATTCTGTACCTCATAGACGCGTACGACGAAATCGTGCTGCAGAACATCGGCGAATTTGAAGGCAAAAAATTCAAATCGGCGAGCAAGGGTGAGCTTGATCTCGCTGACGATAAGCAAAAAGAAGAAGCGACCGAGAAAGTCAAAGAAGCTGAAAAGGCCATGGGGGCGCTGTTAGGCGCGCTGAAAGAGCAACTGAAAGACGTCGCGAAAGAGGTAAAGTTTACCTCGGTGCTCGTGTCAGCCCCTTCGCGCGTTGTAGCTGACGAGTTTGACGTCTCCCCTTACCTCGAGAAAATTCTGAGCCGCAATGGTGAAAAGGTACCGCCACGGCTGAAAACGCTCGAGCTGAACCCGGCGCATGAGCTCGTCACGAAGCTATACGCGCGTTACGATAAAAATCCCAATGACCCGGTGATTGCTGATTACGCGCAGCTTTTGTGGGGGCACGCGGTGATCGCCGATGGCGGCGAGCTCAAAGACGTCGCGCGATTTAATAAAGCATTGCTTTCGGTCGCAACCGGGGCATTGCAATAA
- a CDS encoding PP2C family protein-serine/threonine phosphatase has product MRFGLQFKLTALIVALVMAVIASLGIYVAREKKSVLTETAAATARKELASLAFIASRAILDRDDLALADSLQNAQGLPGFTVGAVYLPKTKTPLINRIGKELTERQKDVERDALETVRAEWDAAVASTSKVVTPTTKIFLGDSGVKIQYFHKAVFHPFVKVNPPLLAVAQVAVTDEYINRSIRNSMIELAIVASVFFILAFAAAYLLSRFVVKPVKILSNGAQEVGRGNFDVTLPPLGSDELGALAKQFNAMTASLKRAGEEAKEQAIFNDQVKQAQEIQEGMNPSRFLKKPEYQIKGFTRAAKGVGGDYYDFQLMGDGRIAVLISDVSGKSISASLVMVLIKTVVSTYLKLFNTIRGDTIIRTINRVMCGEAHIDKFATIIFFVFDPATKTIEFSNGGHGPLFVYRADRKLCTASKIEGLPMGIEEENVYKLAKLQLGSGDIVMLYTDGITECWNQAKEEYGLRRVREKLIEYADLNPKEIIENFVRDLDEFASGAEQHDDMTMVVMKIL; this is encoded by the coding sequence ATGCGTTTTGGCCTGCAGTTCAAGCTCACCGCGCTGATTGTTGCGCTTGTCATGGCTGTTATCGCATCGCTCGGCATTTACGTGGCGCGCGAGAAAAAGAGCGTGCTCACTGAAACCGCCGCGGCCACGGCGCGCAAAGAACTGGCCAGCCTGGCCTTTATCGCCTCGCGCGCGATTCTTGACCGCGACGATCTCGCGCTCGCCGACTCGCTGCAAAATGCGCAGGGGCTGCCCGGCTTTACCGTCGGCGCGGTTTACCTGCCGAAAACCAAGACGCCGCTGATTAACCGCATCGGCAAAGAGCTGACGGAAAGGCAAAAAGACGTCGAGCGCGATGCACTCGAAACCGTGCGTGCCGAATGGGACGCTGCGGTCGCTTCGACCTCAAAAGTCGTCACCCCCACGACGAAAATATTTCTCGGCGACAGCGGCGTCAAAATTCAATATTTTCACAAGGCCGTATTTCATCCGTTTGTCAAAGTTAACCCGCCGCTGCTGGCGGTGGCACAGGTAGCCGTCACCGATGAGTATATAAACCGTTCGATTCGCAACAGCATGATTGAACTGGCGATCGTGGCATCTGTTTTTTTTATTTTAGCATTTGCTGCGGCCTATTTGTTGTCACGGTTTGTGGTGAAGCCCGTCAAAATTCTGTCGAACGGCGCACAAGAGGTGGGGCGAGGCAATTTTGACGTGACCCTGCCCCCGCTCGGCAGCGACGAACTTGGCGCGCTCGCAAAACAATTCAACGCGATGACGGCATCGCTCAAGCGCGCGGGTGAAGAAGCGAAAGAACAGGCGATCTTTAACGACCAGGTAAAGCAGGCGCAAGAAATTCAAGAGGGCATGAATCCCTCTCGCTTCTTAAAAAAGCCCGAATACCAGATTAAAGGTTTTACGCGTGCTGCCAAAGGCGTCGGTGGGGACTATTACGACTTTCAGCTGATGGGCGATGGGCGCATCGCGGTGCTCATCTCTGATGTGAGCGGTAAATCCATCTCTGCGTCGCTGGTCATGGTACTCATCAAGACCGTCGTTTCAACTTACCTGAAGCTGTTCAACACGATTCGTGGCGACACAATAATTCGTACGATTAACCGCGTCATGTGCGGCGAAGCGCACATCGACAAGTTCGCCACGATTATCTTCTTTGTTTTTGACCCGGCAACGAAAACGATTGAATTCAGCAATGGCGGACACGGCCCCCTCTTCGTCTACCGCGCAGACCGCAAGCTCTGCACCGCCTCAAAGATTGAAGGGCTGCCGATGGGCATCGAAGAAGAAAATGTCTACAAGCTCGCAAAACTGCAACTGGGTAGCGGTGACATCGTTATGCTCTACACTGACGGCATCACCGAATGCTGGAACCAGGCAAAAGAAGAATATGGCCTAAGGCGTGTGCGCGAGAAACTCATTGAATACGCCGACCTCAACCCAAAAGAAATCATCGAGAACTTCGTGCGCGATCTCGATGAATTTGCTTCAGGGGCCGAGCAGCACGACGACATGACCATGGTCGTGATGAAGATTTTATGA
- the lsa20 gene encoding LIC11469 family lipoprotein adhesin Lsa20: MNALRLALLAMLFAACDRVKPAEMSLTSGDTRVTISWKYQNFPTELTIHEIRPGKKAELWQTGSGRDTTTTPVGEEIKGGVFAIQPGKEKNFVLAARNTTGRPIYFFAAPHHLEPAHAGLGFQFKCLCVNHLFKIKPGEIWYRVVRLRITRENRAATIDISHDIVGVDKKGREGYLVDAPEPEG; the protein is encoded by the coding sequence ATGAACGCGCTGCGACTCGCCCTGCTGGCCATGTTGTTCGCAGCGTGCGACCGCGTAAAACCCGCAGAAATGTCGCTGACTAGCGGTGACACGCGCGTAACCATCAGCTGGAAATACCAGAATTTTCCCACAGAGCTGACGATACACGAAATTCGCCCAGGCAAGAAAGCCGAGCTTTGGCAGACCGGATCGGGCCGCGACACAACAACTACACCTGTTGGTGAAGAGATCAAAGGTGGTGTATTTGCGATTCAACCCGGCAAAGAGAAAAATTTCGTACTCGCGGCCCGAAACACCACGGGCAGGCCGATCTATTTCTTTGCAGCTCCCCACCATCTTGAACCTGCGCATGCAGGGCTTGGTTTCCAATTTAAATGCCTTTGCGTGAACCATTTGTTCAAAATTAAACCTGGCGAAATCTGGTACCGCGTTGTGCGGCTGCGCATCACGCGTGAAAATCGCGCCGCAACTATCGACATCAGTCACGACATCGTTGGCGTCGACAAGAAGGGACGCGAAGGATATTTGGTTGACGCACCCGAACCCGAGGGCTAG
- a CDS encoding NADase-type glycan-binding domain-containing protein — MKNKMNAYIVALLLAALATNCSQNSTISMATSTSLAGASVFDFLNGKKWSAEPGAEYVKIHLYLDEPIQLKEVEIRACDKFDDNVHMFVNFDEYNYNLKKKKGDSKLGITLDTPVNARSITFNLNRNSNSCLSGLTLWNQSGKKIKFQTPETIAGEVKTSKISKSKAYHPLNLFDSRYETAWASSLGEKDIFLDFSFGTETEITALKIWNGYQRSPLHCIRNGRVKTLEINGDGGYNERVTVADEMDAQTVQLPKPFKGKNLRLRMAEIYRGELEGVVISELRFLNGTKAVMFEPAPLAKEVATENHELFRTAGFEEILNRGLVSDEEGETIEPGLARVVTARGGLRIRESASTTAAVLILAPQGGRVKFEGETGDELKVGDEVGHWVKVTYAGKTGWAFDAFLQQPAAESGNSSHSSAWKLRLRSDGSLYFEGNAQTVSHDYEVGKSETTNTSFYAIGNFEAEKPVANEIDIKLFGFVKAVEVSSSEYIEMGHDCNGCGRDCAQVKGNKGEKVFIQSAKLIKKGSEYVLVNKSPGAQIPFTTLQLKLERPLAQGS; from the coding sequence ATGAAAAACAAAATGAATGCCTATATCGTGGCTTTGTTACTCGCAGCACTAGCGACGAACTGCAGCCAAAATTCGACAATTTCAATGGCGACTTCAACCTCACTCGCCGGTGCCTCGGTGTTTGATTTCCTGAACGGCAAGAAATGGTCAGCTGAACCGGGAGCCGAATACGTCAAGATTCACCTGTACCTTGACGAACCCATTCAGCTCAAAGAAGTCGAGATTCGCGCTTGCGACAAGTTCGACGACAACGTGCATATGTTCGTGAACTTTGACGAATACAATTATAACCTCAAAAAGAAGAAGGGCGACAGCAAACTGGGGATAACCCTCGACACGCCGGTAAACGCCCGGTCGATTACCTTTAACCTTAACCGCAATTCAAACTCGTGTCTGAGCGGCCTGACGCTCTGGAACCAATCGGGCAAAAAAATTAAATTTCAGACTCCCGAGACGATTGCTGGCGAAGTGAAGACTTCGAAAATCAGCAAGTCGAAAGCCTACCACCCGCTCAACCTTTTCGATTCCCGCTATGAAACAGCCTGGGCGTCTTCGCTCGGCGAAAAAGACATCTTTCTCGATTTCAGTTTCGGCACCGAAACCGAAATCACCGCGCTCAAAATCTGGAACGGCTACCAGAGGTCGCCGCTCCACTGCATTCGCAATGGCCGGGTCAAAACTCTCGAAATCAACGGCGATGGAGGCTACAACGAACGAGTGACCGTTGCCGACGAAATGGATGCACAAACAGTACAATTACCAAAACCATTCAAAGGAAAAAATCTACGCCTGCGTATGGCAGAAATCTACCGCGGAGAGCTCGAAGGTGTCGTCATTAGCGAGCTTCGCTTCTTGAACGGCACCAAGGCAGTCATGTTTGAACCTGCACCACTCGCCAAAGAAGTTGCGACAGAAAATCACGAGCTCTTTCGCACGGCAGGTTTTGAAGAAATCTTAAACCGGGGTCTGGTATCCGATGAAGAAGGCGAAACGATTGAACCCGGCCTCGCAAGAGTCGTAACTGCCCGCGGCGGCCTGCGTATTCGAGAGAGCGCTTCGACTACCGCCGCTGTATTGATTCTGGCACCGCAGGGTGGCAGGGTGAAGTTCGAAGGCGAGACGGGCGACGAGCTCAAGGTGGGCGATGAGGTAGGCCATTGGGTCAAAGTCACCTACGCCGGCAAAACCGGCTGGGCCTTCGATGCTTTCTTGCAGCAACCCGCAGCCGAATCAGGCAACAGCTCGCACAGCAGCGCGTGGAAGCTTCGCCTGCGCAGCGATGGCAGCCTCTATTTCGAAGGCAATGCACAGACCGTGTCGCACGACTATGAAGTGGGCAAGAGCGAAACCACCAACACTTCTTTCTACGCGATTGGCAACTTTGAAGCAGAAAAGCCTGTGGCCAATGAGATCGATATTAAACTCTTCGGCTTTGTGAAAGCCGTCGAGGTAAGCTCATCTGAATACATTGAGATGGGCCACGATTGTAACGGCTGCGGCAGAGATTGCGCGCAAGTTAAGGGCAACAAAGGCGAGAAGGTGTTCATACAGAGCGCAAAGCTGATCAAGAAAGGCAGCGAATATGTGCTCGTGAACAAATCTCCAGGTGCGCAAATACCGTTCACTACCCTGCAGCTGAAACTCGAACGACCACTGGCGCAGGGCAGTTGA
- the cmoA gene encoding carboxy-S-adenosyl-L-methionine synthase CmoA — protein MKDEIFKQPGSGKKPFEFNAQVVQVFDDMVSRSIPFYREVLRMSAELAKTFYQPGTQIYDLGCSTGALLPHLEDQFIGTQFLYCGIDSSDDMIAKANIHCTRNKPEAMKAEFSVADITAVDFKPASVFVSNYTFQFLKPLARQTLLRKIFAALEPGGCLIVSEKCLEDAADMSRIYADLYHAMKARNGYSQLEIAEKRDALENVLIPFRMSENTEMLRAAGFNPVSIFFKCYNFTSFVALKP, from the coding sequence ATGAAAGACGAAATCTTCAAACAACCCGGCTCTGGTAAAAAGCCCTTCGAGTTCAATGCGCAGGTTGTGCAGGTGTTCGATGACATGGTATCCCGCTCTATACCCTTCTACCGCGAGGTCTTGCGCATGAGCGCCGAGCTGGCAAAAACCTTTTATCAACCCGGTACGCAAATTTACGATCTCGGCTGCTCGACAGGTGCCCTTTTACCTCATTTAGAAGACCAATTCATCGGGACGCAATTTCTATATTGCGGCATCGACAGTTCAGATGACATGATCGCGAAGGCAAATATACATTGCACCCGAAATAAACCAGAGGCCATGAAGGCAGAATTCTCCGTAGCAGATATTACGGCTGTTGATTTTAAACCGGCTTCGGTTTTTGTCTCAAACTACACTTTTCAATTCTTAAAGCCCCTTGCGAGGCAGACTTTGCTACGCAAGATATTCGCCGCGCTCGAGCCCGGCGGCTGCCTTATCGTTTCTGAAAAGTGCCTTGAAGACGCCGCCGACATGTCGCGCATCTATGCCGATCTTTACCACGCCATGAAGGCGCGCAATGGTTACAGCCAGCTCGAAATTGCAGAAAAACGCGACGCACTCGAAAATGTTCTGATACCCTTCAGAATGAGCGAGAATACCGAAATGCTGCGCGCAGCAGGCTTCAACCCCGTTTCCATTTTCTTTAAATGCTATAATTTCACTTCATTTGTTGCGCTTAAGCCATGA
- the cmoB gene encoding tRNA 5-methoxyuridine(34)/uridine 5-oxyacetic acid(34) synthase CmoB: protein MPELTTATRESWLQNSEAAIARLREPPFADLTDRLGRISALPESMKIHEGGVEFHGTYTTAESAAQARALAHELIPWRKGPFRLFDFDLDAEWRSDAKWNRLAPDLPNLSGKVVADVGCNNGYYLFRIAAEGARHVIGFDPTLKYWLQYQLLAAHARHLPATFLPLGWQALAGVQKAFDVIFLMGVNYHEADPLNLLHTCRSALKPGGLLICESVTVDADGDFEIFPAGKYTGIGGVYAIPTPRALQRQLQSAGFQNVTVQHTERMTAAEQRRSEFSPQKTLADFVTADGTSIEGYPPLHRSAVFAS, encoded by the coding sequence TTGCCTGAACTGACAACCGCGACACGCGAAAGCTGGCTCCAAAACAGCGAAGCCGCCATCGCGCGGCTGCGAGAGCCGCCGTTTGCCGACCTCACCGATAGACTCGGCAGAATATCGGCACTGCCCGAAAGCATGAAGATTCACGAAGGTGGGGTTGAATTTCACGGCACATATACAACAGCTGAATCCGCCGCGCAAGCCCGTGCGCTGGCACACGAACTGATACCCTGGCGCAAGGGCCCGTTTCGCTTGTTCGATTTTGATCTCGACGCCGAATGGCGATCTGATGCGAAATGGAATCGCCTTGCACCTGACTTACCGAACCTCAGTGGCAAGGTTGTCGCCGATGTGGGCTGCAACAACGGTTATTACCTGTTTCGTATCGCGGCCGAGGGCGCACGGCATGTTATCGGCTTCGACCCGACGCTGAAATACTGGCTGCAATACCAGCTGCTTGCGGCGCACGCTCGGCACCTGCCTGCGACTTTTTTGCCTCTGGGCTGGCAGGCTCTGGCCGGAGTTCAAAAAGCCTTCGATGTCATTTTCTTGATGGGAGTCAACTACCACGAAGCCGACCCGCTCAACCTGCTGCACACCTGCCGGTCGGCGCTGAAGCCCGGTGGCCTGTTGATTTGTGAATCGGTCACTGTCGACGCTGACGGCGACTTTGAAATCTTTCCCGCAGGCAAATACACAGGCATCGGCGGCGTCTATGCGATACCCACGCCCCGCGCTCTGCAAAGACAATTGCAATCAGCAGGATTTCAAAACGTCACGGTCCAGCACACCGAGCGCATGACGGCTGCCGAGCAACGCCGCAGCGAGTTCTCGCCGCAAAAGACCCTCGCCGATTTTGTCACGGCCGACGGAACCAGTATTGAGGGTTATCCGCCTTTGCATCGGTCGGCTGTGTTTGCGTCTTGA
- a CDS encoding DUF4349 domain-containing protein, translating into MLQMRKPYRCFLLVAGITCLPVLTACGSSSRSTRAEMPAAEAKAINDREGGDSAPTGGQLAQGAQAGTLMIYNGSFTLEAGEGDAKIFGGQIIDKTKSLGGYLSQRSSNALTVRVPAKEFGAASDFIRSLAKVKYENVTAQDITMQYSDLKIRLDVQQKMLARYQELLKKADSVKDAVEVERELGRITERVEQLKGQIRYYDNQVSFSTISVNFQEPYTAFTKEKKPGPLGWVFYGAYVAIKWLFVWD; encoded by the coding sequence ATGCTTCAGATGCGAAAACCATACCGCTGCTTCTTGCTGGTAGCGGGCATAACCTGCTTGCCGGTTCTCACGGCCTGTGGCAGCTCGAGCCGGTCAACGCGTGCTGAAATGCCCGCGGCCGAGGCCAAAGCCATAAATGACCGTGAGGGTGGCGACAGTGCCCCTACCGGCGGCCAGCTTGCGCAGGGTGCTCAGGCCGGTACTTTGATGATCTACAACGGTTCGTTTACGCTTGAAGCGGGCGAAGGCGATGCAAAGATCTTTGGCGGTCAGATTATCGACAAGACCAAGAGCCTTGGGGGCTATCTGTCGCAGCGCTCGTCAAACGCACTGACTGTGCGCGTGCCGGCAAAAGAATTTGGTGCCGCGAGCGATTTTATACGCTCGCTCGCCAAGGTGAAGTACGAGAACGTCACCGCGCAAGATATCACCATGCAATACAGCGACCTCAAAATTCGCCTCGACGTGCAGCAGAAGATGCTCGCGCGCTATCAAGAACTGTTGAAGAAGGCAGATTCGGTCAAAGACGCAGTCGAAGTTGAGCGCGAGCTCGGGCGCATTACCGAACGGGTCGAACAGCTGAAGGGGCAGATTCGTTACTATGACAATCAGGTTTCGTTTTCAACGATCAGCGTGAATTTTCAGGAGCCTTACACGGCCTTTACCAAAGAGAAAAAACCCGGGCCACTCGGTTGGGTCTTTTACGGCGCATACGTAGCAATAAAGTGGTTATTTGTGTGGGATTAA
- the rpsB gene encoding 30S ribosomal protein S2 has protein sequence MATISMKSLLEAGVHFGHQTRRWNPKMKKYIFTARNGIHILNLQKTIVLAKDAYEAMRDLASKGGKVLFVGTKKQAQADIEKAATRCGQFYINNRWLGGLLTNFRTVKLSIQRLRKLEEAFATNTVHEIVKTKKEILQLDREIARLRKDLAGIRDMNELPDALFIVDPDREAIAVKEANTLGIPIFAMVDTNCNPDLIQYPIPANDDAIRAVALFLEIMANAVEEGKEGGEFAQVEIEEGESMDEHQLKSSMEKLDDLEEIESKYEEARG, from the coding sequence ATGGCAACTATTTCGATGAAAAGCCTGCTCGAAGCAGGCGTACATTTTGGGCACCAGACACGCCGCTGGAACCCGAAGATGAAAAAATACATCTTCACAGCGCGCAACGGCATTCACATTCTCAACCTACAGAAGACGATCGTGCTCGCGAAAGACGCGTACGAAGCGATGCGCGATCTGGCGTCAAAAGGCGGCAAGGTTCTGTTCGTCGGCACCAAGAAACAGGCGCAGGCCGATATTGAAAAGGCGGCAACCCGTTGCGGCCAGTTCTATATCAACAACCGCTGGCTCGGTGGTCTGCTGACAAACTTTCGCACCGTAAAACTGTCGATTCAGCGCCTGCGCAAACTCGAAGAGGCGTTTGCGACTAACACCGTACACGAAATCGTCAAAACAAAGAAAGAAATTCTTCAACTCGACCGCGAAATCGCGCGTCTGCGCAAAGACCTCGCGGGTATTCGCGACATGAACGAGCTGCCCGATGCATTGTTTATCGTTGACCCAGATCGCGAAGCGATTGCGGTAAAAGAAGCAAATACGCTCGGCATCCCCATTTTCGCGATGGTTGATACAAACTGTAACCCCGACCTGATTCAGTACCCGATTCCCGCAAACGACGACGCTATTCGTGCTGTGGCGCTCTTTCTCGAAATCATGGCAAACGCCGTTGAAGAAGGCAAAGAAGGCGGCGAGTTCGCACAAGTCGAGATCGAAGAAGGCGAGAGCATGGACGAGCACCAGCTGAAATCATCGATGGAAAAACTCGACGACCTCGAAGAAATCGAATCTAAATACGAAGAAGCGCGCGGTTAA
- the tsf gene encoding translation elongation factor Ts, with the protein MAIDQEKIKTLREMTSAGILDCKKILEETNGDLEKAASLLRERGIVKAVKKMDREASEGAIVSYVHHNGKIGVLVQLNCETDFVARNEKFLELGRSIAMHIAATNPQFVKAEDVDPTVVEKEKEVQRAALIEEGKPADKVDKILEGKIKKFVSDICLLDQPFVKEPEKTVGDIIKASIATLGENIAVGRFVRYALK; encoded by the coding sequence ATGGCAATAGATCAGGAAAAAATCAAAACCCTGCGCGAGATGACCTCTGCGGGCATTCTCGACTGCAAAAAGATTCTCGAAGAAACAAACGGCGATCTCGAAAAGGCTGCATCGCTTTTGCGTGAACGCGGTATCGTGAAAGCCGTCAAAAAAATGGATCGCGAAGCCTCAGAAGGCGCAATCGTGTCATACGTTCACCACAACGGCAAGATCGGTGTGCTCGTGCAGCTCAACTGCGAAACTGACTTCGTGGCGCGCAATGAGAAGTTTCTCGAACTCGGCCGCAGCATCGCGATGCACATTGCTGCCACGAACCCGCAGTTTGTGAAGGCAGAAGACGTCGACCCAACTGTTGTCGAAAAAGAGAAAGAAGTGCAACGCGCAGCTCTCATCGAAGAGGGCAAGCCTGCCGACAAAGTCGACAAGATTCTCGAAGGTAAAATCAAGAAATTTGTTTCTGATATTTGCCTGCTCGACCAGCCGTTCGTTAAAGAGCCAGAAAAGACTGTAGGCGACATCATCAAAGCAAGCATTGCGACTCTGGGCGAAAACATCGCCGTGGGGCGTTTTGTGCGTTACGCTCTGAAATAG